A portion of the Paucilactobacillus hokkaidonensis JCM 18461 genome contains these proteins:
- a CDS encoding TetR/AcrR family transcriptional regulator, protein MKKGSLNRQVVLEQALLRASEGGFSKLTYNGLARSLNVQPQSLYRYVDNIADVKGGVVALYIKKLTESLYHDLLPYSGKEALHQLAVLFVSYTAVGLPFTDMVGGLTAYANDQHVKQEMDQLRDLSTKLVAAVTNDKENIDKNEQLFLNFIVGNLALVTAGAPDKIENHKIFEENIDRLLSLF, encoded by the coding sequence ATGAAAAAAGGGAGTTTAAATCGACAAGTTGTGCTAGAGCAGGCCTTACTACGAGCAAGCGAGGGTGGTTTTAGTAAATTAACTTACAATGGATTAGCACGCTCATTAAATGTCCAACCACAATCACTTTATCGTTATGTGGATAATATTGCTGATGTTAAGGGCGGCGTAGTAGCACTATATATTAAAAAATTAACGGAAAGTTTATATCACGATTTGCTACCGTATTCAGGAAAAGAGGCGTTGCATCAATTAGCGGTTTTGTTTGTTTCATATACTGCAGTCGGCTTGCCATTTACGGATATGGTGGGGGGCTTAACAGCCTACGCCAATGACCAACATGTTAAACAAGAAATGGATCAATTACGTGATCTATCAACTAAATTAGTTGCAGCAGTGACGAATGATAAAGAGAACATTGATAAGAATGAACAATTATTCTTGAACTTCATTGTTGGAAACCTAGCTTTAGTAACGGCTGGAGCACCTGATAAGATTGAAAACCATAAAATCTTTGAAGAAAATATTGATCGATTGTTGAGCTTATTTTAG
- a CDS encoding zinc-binding dehydrogenase gives MKAIVLSNPGDASVLEYKEVATPTVKPGWSLVKIKGFGINRSEIFTRNGWSPSVKLPRILGIEGVGEIAETSDPTRLPQGQKVASIMGGMGRVFDGSYAEYALLPNKHIYPVSTRLDWADFAAIPETYFTAYGSLLNLKLNENETLLIRGATSGVGVAAVKLAKAMVPSIKVTGTTRNLAKTDDLKQAGFDDVIEDKDNQLQTNGQHFDKILELVGSLTLNDSMSMVNEGGILCTTGELGGIWNIKDFSPIGVIPSGAYLTVFSSGSVTEEKFNAMLKVIDDHNVNVAPTKTFDLEHTGAAQAFLDSKGSFGKVVVLP, from the coding sequence ATGAAAGCGATAGTATTGAGCAATCCTGGGGATGCCAGCGTATTGGAATATAAAGAAGTGGCAACACCCACAGTGAAACCGGGATGGTCTCTAGTGAAAATTAAAGGTTTTGGAATTAACCGTTCTGAGATTTTTACCCGTAATGGATGGTCGCCCAGTGTGAAACTACCCCGCATTTTAGGAATTGAAGGAGTTGGTGAAATCGCTGAAACAAGTGATCCAACTCGATTACCACAGGGGCAAAAAGTTGCCTCGATTATGGGTGGAATGGGACGTGTTTTTGATGGCAGTTACGCTGAGTATGCACTCTTGCCCAACAAGCACATTTATCCAGTGTCTACTAGACTAGATTGGGCAGATTTTGCTGCCATTCCAGAAACATATTTTACGGCCTATGGTTCATTATTAAATTTAAAGTTAAACGAAAATGAAACGTTGCTTATCAGAGGGGCAACAAGTGGGGTCGGAGTTGCTGCCGTCAAATTAGCTAAAGCAATGGTTCCAAGCATAAAAGTAACTGGAACAACCAGAAATCTTGCTAAAACTGATGATTTAAAACAAGCGGGTTTTGATGATGTAATTGAGGACAAAGACAATCAATTACAAACAAACGGCCAACACTTTGATAAAATATTGGAATTGGTCGGATCGTTGACGCTGAATGACTCCATGAGCATGGTTAATGAAGGTGGTATTTTGTGTACTACTGGCGAGCTTGGCGGTATTTGGAATATTAAAGACTTTAGTCCCATTGGTGTAATTCCGTCAGGCGCTTATCTAACTGTTTTTAGCTCCGGAAGTGTTACTGAAGAAAAATTTAATGCGATGCTTAAGGTGATTGATGATCATAACGTAAATGTTGCACCAACCAAAACATTTGATTTGGAACATACCGGCGCTGCACAAGCATTCTTGGATAGTAAGGGCAGTTTTGGCAAAGTTGTTGTTTTACCTTAA
- a CDS encoding GTP pyrophosphokinase translates to MNSPRPNFFNLNKALESFQEISGQQDLHGLERFANYYHLCYEGSNEISTKLENLDSEFQFKYSHNPIHHMENRMKEVSSLKRKVESKGLPVNIDSIEGNIFDIAGIRVVTNYLNDVYYIEKTLLQQSDVTLIKRKDYIKNPKESGYRSLHLVVSVPVFQSDGVQSAPVEVQIRTEGMDMWASLEHKLRYKTKTDPQLIEKYSPDLKSYASELADIEKHMQEIHQALS, encoded by the coding sequence TTGAACTCACCACGACCTAATTTTTTTAACTTAAATAAAGCACTGGAAAGTTTTCAGGAAATTTCTGGTCAACAAGATCTTCACGGCCTTGAAAGATTTGCTAACTACTATCACCTCTGCTATGAAGGTTCCAACGAAATTAGTACTAAGTTGGAAAACCTTGATAGTGAATTTCAGTTCAAATACTCGCATAATCCGATCCATCACATGGAAAACCGCATGAAGGAAGTTTCTAGCTTAAAACGTAAGGTAGAAAGTAAAGGCCTCCCGGTTAATATCGACAGTATTGAAGGAAATATATTCGATATTGCGGGAATCCGTGTGGTCACTAACTATCTCAATGATGTTTATTACATTGAAAAAACATTGTTGCAGCAAAGTGATGTGACTTTGATTAAACGAAAAGATTACATCAAAAATCCAAAGGAAAGCGGATATCGCAGTCTCCACCTAGTCGTTTCAGTGCCTGTATTTCAGTCTGATGGAGTTCAAAGTGCTCCGGTTGAAGTTCAAATTAGAACTGAAGGAATGGATATGTGGGCTAGTCTGGAACACAAACTACGTTATAAAACCAAGACTGATCCTCAGCTAATTGAAAAATACAGTCCAGATCTGAAATCATACGCAAGTGAGCTTGCCGATATTGAAAAACATATGCAAGAAATTCATCAAGCATTATCGTAA
- the greA gene encoding transcription elongation factor GreA yields the protein MQPYFNKMTKTGYQEIETEIEQLKLGRPAKIKALQEARALGDLSENAEYSSAKRDLRRVESRLRFLNKQLQYAQIVSPSNNSIIEIGKTVTIEFLDDHSQTTYQIVGKQEANLAEQKLAFDSPLGKALSNKKVGATVTILAPSGKYQVKIIEISI from the coding sequence ATGCAACCATACTTCAATAAAATGACAAAAACTGGTTATCAAGAAATCGAAACGGAAATTGAACAATTAAAATTGGGTCGCCCGGCCAAGATTAAGGCGCTCCAAGAAGCACGTGCACTGGGTGATCTATCAGAAAATGCCGAATACAGTTCCGCTAAGCGTGATCTCCGTCGGGTGGAAAGTCGTTTGCGTTTTTTAAATAAACAACTCCAATACGCTCAAATTGTCTCTCCCAGCAATAATTCAATCATTGAAATAGGTAAAACAGTGACTATCGAATTTTTAGATGATCATTCACAAACCACATATCAAATAGTGGGTAAACAAGAAGCTAATTTAGCTGAACAAAAACTAGCCTTTGATTCACCGCTTGGTAAAGCATTATCAAATAAAAAAGTTGGTGCAACTGTCACCATTTTGGCGCCAAGTGGAAAGTATCAAGTTAAAATTATTGAAATTAGCATATGA
- a CDS encoding glycoside hydrolase family 43 protein codes for MAKINNPVLAGFNPDPCLFKGKESYYILVSTFEFVPGIRVYESKDMVNWNYKTSILTDTDLRGNGRGCSIWAPFAAYHNGKYYVIYTDVKSTRVPFKDVNNYIITSDSIMGPWSKPKYINSSGFDPSIFFDDDNKAYFLNEYWDYRLETHNKSAGIVIQQLDPTSLDLLDQSKILFNGTSARKTEAPEIYKHNGYYYLLTAEGGTEAGHMVTVARSKNINGPYEVDPKNPMLTAKDDASLLLQCSGHASIVAGPNSEWYMAHLMTRPLQGEFPLLGRETSIQNIEWTSDDWLRLKNGTNQPSDYYEVSSDTQVTSMPHEFHDDFTSDSLDYQHWNTLRVMPNSSWLKMGQQTHLQITGGESPQSTFDQHLIGKRQTDFKFQATTELSFSPISYMQLAGMALYLDIDNYLFLAITYDEKVGKCVRLLQSVKGEFNIINDPIAVKNHTFTLKIDVDELLGKFEIVDGKTTTTVKDNVALGFLSGGFTGNFIALDVIDMAQKNRAKAQFNSFDYLPK; via the coding sequence ATGGCCAAAATAAATAATCCTGTATTAGCAGGATTCAACCCCGATCCATGTCTGTTTAAAGGAAAAGAATCCTATTATATTCTCGTCTCTACCTTTGAATTTGTTCCTGGAATCAGAGTATATGAGTCAAAAGATATGGTCAACTGGAATTATAAGACTTCAATTCTAACCGATACTGATTTACGTGGTAATGGTCGCGGATGCTCTATCTGGGCACCATTTGCAGCATATCACAATGGTAAATACTACGTCATTTATACCGATGTAAAAAGTACTCGCGTGCCATTCAAGGATGTAAATAATTATATTATTACATCTGATAGCATCATGGGTCCTTGGAGTAAACCCAAATATATCAATAGTTCCGGTTTCGATCCCTCTATCTTTTTCGATGATGACAACAAAGCTTATTTTCTTAATGAATACTGGGATTATCGATTAGAAACTCACAATAAATCTGCCGGAATTGTGATACAGCAACTTGATCCAACTTCATTAGATTTATTAGATCAATCAAAAATTTTATTTAATGGTACTTCGGCGCGTAAAACTGAGGCTCCTGAAATTTATAAGCACAACGGTTATTATTACTTGTTAACAGCTGAAGGTGGTACTGAAGCTGGCCACATGGTAACTGTAGCAAGATCCAAAAACATCAACGGTCCTTACGAAGTAGATCCTAAAAATCCAATGCTGACCGCAAAGGATGATGCCAGTTTGCTATTGCAATGCTCCGGCCATGCTAGTATTGTAGCTGGTCCTAACAGTGAATGGTATATGGCTCACTTGATGACCAGACCATTGCAAGGTGAATTTCCACTACTTGGACGCGAAACTTCTATTCAAAATATTGAATGGACTTCAGATGACTGGCTTCGCTTGAAAAATGGTACTAATCAACCTTCCGACTATTACGAAGTTTCTAGTGACACGCAGGTAACTAGTATGCCCCATGAATTTCATGATGATTTTACAAGCGATTCATTAGATTATCAGCATTGGAACACCTTACGGGTAATGCCAAACAGTAGCTGGCTCAAGATGGGCCAACAAACTCACCTGCAAATTACTGGTGGCGAGTCACCACAATCTACTTTTGATCAGCATTTGATTGGCAAACGACAAACAGACTTTAAGTTTCAGGCAACAACTGAACTTAGTTTTAGTCCAATTAGCTATATGCAACTTGCCGGAATGGCACTTTATCTTGATATCGATAACTACCTGTTTCTTGCAATCACATATGACGAAAAAGTCGGTAAATGTGTCCGCCTTTTACAATCTGTCAAAGGTGAATTCAACATAATTAATGATCCGATAGCGGTCAAGAACCATACATTTACATTAAAAATTGATGTTGATGAACTACTAGGAAAGTTTGAAATTGTAGATGGGAAAACGACGACAACCGTTAAAGATAATGTTGCATTGGGCTTCCTATCTGGTGGCTTTACAGGCAATTTCATTGCCTTGGACGTAATTGATATGGCACAAAAGAATCGTGCCAAAGCACAGTTTAATTCATTTGATTATTTACCTAAATAA
- a CDS encoding MFS transporter: MDASTKKIRPIGNISVGEKVGFGLGDMACNLVYASISSYLLFFYTDVFGISAGAAALMFLIVRFIDAFSDPIAGFIIDHTSTRFGRYRPFLLYGAIPFAVLAVLCFSTPSLHGASKLLYAYATYILLSVCYTLVNVPYGALTSAMTNDQQESVSLTTFRTFLANVGQVIVAFGVPFLADLMTKSVGLSKAWQLTMVIMGTIGGLLLLICFASTHERVKTPANHLKISVKDIWTQFRVNRPLVVLAIFFFVIYGVKSIVSSTGIYYVTYFVGRADLVKWYSLAGTLPALLFIPMIPWLARKLSKFQLIILSVSADIIGMAGLFFCKPEWITLILISRGIASVGNGMISAYMWALIPETVEYGEWKTNKRMGGMIYAIIGFVFKCGNALGGMIPGLVLSMSGYVEGVKHQSAGAINGIVIATTIVPIVIYFIAIFSMKFYNLDKDTYAKISAELQARNAKEMESEEN, from the coding sequence ATGGATGCAAGTACCAAAAAGATTCGCCCAATTGGTAATATCTCAGTTGGCGAAAAAGTTGGTTTCGGGTTAGGAGATATGGCCTGTAACTTAGTTTATGCTAGTATCTCAAGTTATCTGTTATTCTTTTACACTGATGTGTTCGGTATTAGTGCTGGAGCAGCTGCATTAATGTTCCTGATTGTTAGATTCATTGATGCATTTTCTGATCCTATTGCAGGATTTATCATTGACCACACTAGTACCCGATTCGGACGTTATCGCCCGTTTCTGCTCTATGGTGCCATTCCATTCGCAGTATTAGCCGTTCTATGTTTTTCAACGCCATCGCTCCACGGAGCAAGCAAATTACTATATGCTTATGCAACCTATATTTTGCTTTCGGTTTGTTACACACTTGTTAATGTTCCTTATGGTGCTTTAACCTCTGCTATGACAAACGATCAACAAGAATCAGTTAGTTTAACCACATTTCGTACATTCTTAGCAAACGTAGGACAAGTTATCGTTGCTTTCGGTGTACCATTCCTAGCTGATTTAATGACTAAATCTGTTGGATTATCAAAAGCTTGGCAGTTAACAATGGTAATTATGGGGACAATTGGTGGTTTGCTACTACTGATTTGTTTTGCCTCCACTCACGAACGAGTTAAAACACCCGCTAACCATTTAAAAATTTCTGTTAAAGACATCTGGACTCAGTTTAGAGTTAACCGACCATTAGTAGTATTAGCAATCTTTTTCTTTGTTATTTACGGTGTTAAATCGATTGTTAGTTCAACCGGTATTTATTATGTAACATATTTCGTTGGCCGTGCTGATTTAGTTAAGTGGTACTCATTAGCAGGTACGTTGCCCGCACTTCTATTTATTCCGATGATCCCTTGGTTAGCCAGAAAACTATCCAAGTTCCAATTAATCATTCTTTCAGTTTCTGCTGATATCATTGGTATGGCAGGATTATTCTTCTGCAAACCAGAGTGGATTACTCTAATCTTGATTTCACGTGGGATTGCTTCTGTTGGTAATGGAATGATTAGTGCTTACATGTGGGCATTAATTCCAGAAACCGTTGAATACGGCGAATGGAAAACCAACAAACGAATGGGTGGTATGATTTACGCCATCATTGGATTTGTCTTCAAGTGTGGTAACGCATTAGGTGGTATGATTCCCGGGCTAGTTCTTTCAATGTCAGGTTACGTTGAAGGTGTTAAACATCAAAGTGCTGGCGCTATTAACGGAATCGTTATCGCTACTACCATTGTCCCAATCGTTATTTACTTTATCGCTATCTTTTCAATGAAGTTCTACAATTTAGACAAGGACACTTACGCAAAAATTTCTGCTGAATTACAAGCACGCAATGCAAAAGAAATGGAATCAGAAGAAAATTAA
- a CDS encoding LacI family DNA-binding transcriptional regulator, translating into MVTIKEVAKLAGVSMTTVSRAYNPKSVIKESTRQKIFSIAKDIGYAPNLSARGLVTNKKFVIGVFLSSIHTNMSTFLSDILSNIHDGLPDNYLLSVEGIDRITDFNQKVKNRFDGVIVVSQSTADDTFIYQLKDNHIPSVVILRPIDNDDIYNIYSDDETGILEEIKLIAENGHKSIGMIGGRPEFVASIKRRRAVETGCAINALSLEPAAIKMGDYSPESGQVLMEEILELPTDQRPTCIVCANDDMAVGAIRACYENNINVPNDISIIGFDNVDYSKISTPALTTVSNPIGLMSNMAIKKLISIINDETDNDNPQTSVVLQPKLIIRESLANIK; encoded by the coding sequence TTGGTAACAATTAAAGAAGTCGCTAAACTTGCTGGAGTCTCAATGACTACAGTTTCCCGAGCCTATAATCCTAAATCCGTAATTAAAGAATCTACCAGACAAAAAATTTTTAGTATTGCCAAAGATATTGGCTATGCTCCTAACCTAAGCGCTCGGGGGTTAGTAACCAATAAGAAGTTCGTCATCGGTGTATTCTTATCAAGTATTCATACTAACATGTCAACTTTTTTATCTGATATTTTAAGTAATATTCATGACGGCTTACCTGACAACTATCTATTATCAGTGGAGGGAATCGACAGAATTACCGATTTTAATCAAAAGGTTAAAAACAGATTCGATGGTGTTATCGTTGTCAGCCAATCTACTGCCGACGATACATTTATTTATCAACTAAAGGACAACCACATTCCCTCAGTGGTAATACTTAGACCAATTGATAACGATGATATTTATAATATCTACAGTGACGATGAAACTGGAATTCTTGAAGAAATCAAATTAATCGCTGAAAACGGCCATAAATCTATTGGGATGATTGGTGGTCGACCAGAATTTGTTGCTTCCATTAAGAGGCGAAGAGCAGTTGAGACGGGCTGTGCAATCAACGCATTATCCTTAGAACCTGCTGCCATCAAAATGGGTGATTACAGTCCAGAGAGTGGGCAGGTCTTAATGGAAGAAATTCTAGAATTACCAACCGATCAACGTCCCACATGCATAGTTTGTGCTAATGATGATATGGCTGTTGGAGCAATACGTGCATGTTATGAAAATAATATTAATGTGCCGAATGATATTTCAATTATCGGATTTGATAATGTAGACTATTCAAAAATTAGTACACCGGCATTAACCACGGTCTCTAATCCAATCGGGTTAATGTCGAATATGGCAATCAAAAAATTAATTTCGATCATTAATGACGAAACAGATAATGATAATCCACAAACTTCGGTTGTCCTACAACCAAAATTAATCATTCGTGAATCTCTAGCAAATATTAAATAA
- a CDS encoding glycoside-pentoside-hexuronide (GPH):cation symporter, with amino-acid sequence MSDNQTTEHHREPSMPQKMTDANYSKQIPVSQKIAYGFGDFGNGFMFDLGQAYLTKFWTDAAGIGAGIVAGIFAFTKIFDAFMDPIAGSIIDNRKNIGPQGKFRPTMMFSAIILGIMTVITFTMPMGLSSTGKVIYAYAAYMIWGLVYSFTNDPYGSLASVMSRNPQDRSFMATSRQVGSVAAQFIAGVAFIPLMELLGGGMGSGNERHGYFWAAAIFAVLGVVMFLICFLGTKENVKVHRDTAAKPEGFKDYFKIVFTNGPLFAIILMTLFTISAMNTNNTMMVYFAQYNLGNINYQPLVNSIMMGVSIIGIFSIPILTKWFGKKKVTVVCLVISGVANLLNFALPTNPVTFIVLITIGYTALCIPNGITWAYVSDVIDYGEWHTGMRKEAITYAAFNFSRKLAQSLAAIVSAGILAVTGYIANGHQSSSTLLGIKGAMTLYPGACMIIAAFVIGFLYKLNDERFKKVATDLDNGKWEKGNIGDKDTK; translated from the coding sequence ATGAGCGACAATCAAACTACGGAGCACCATCGTGAACCGTCGATGCCTCAAAAAATGACAGATGCTAACTATAGTAAGCAAATTCCAGTTAGCCAAAAGATAGCATATGGATTTGGTGACTTTGGTAATGGGTTCATGTTCGATTTAGGGCAAGCCTATCTAACTAAGTTCTGGACTGATGCAGCTGGAATCGGCGCTGGTATTGTTGCAGGTATCTTCGCATTTACTAAAATATTTGATGCCTTTATGGATCCAATTGCTGGATCAATTATTGATAATCGTAAGAATATTGGGCCGCAAGGTAAATTTCGGCCAACGATGATGTTTTCAGCGATAATTCTAGGTATTATGACCGTGATTACGTTCACCATGCCAATGGGATTATCATCAACGGGTAAAGTTATTTACGCATATGCTGCTTACATGATTTGGGGCTTGGTATATTCATTTACCAATGATCCTTATGGGTCACTTGCTTCAGTAATGTCGCGTAACCCGCAAGATCGTAGTTTTATGGCAACATCGCGGCAGGTTGGTTCTGTCGCAGCACAATTTATTGCCGGGGTTGCATTTATTCCACTGATGGAATTACTAGGTGGAGGTATGGGTAGTGGTAACGAACGTCATGGTTATTTCTGGGCTGCCGCAATTTTCGCGGTACTTGGAGTAGTAATGTTCTTGATTTGTTTCTTAGGAACAAAAGAGAATGTTAAGGTTCACCGTGACACCGCTGCTAAGCCTGAAGGATTTAAAGACTATTTCAAAATTGTCTTTACCAATGGTCCATTGTTTGCAATCATTTTGATGACATTGTTCACTATTTCAGCAATGAATACGAACAACACGATGATGGTTTACTTTGCTCAATATAATTTAGGTAATATTAATTATCAACCACTTGTTAACTCAATTATGATGGGTGTTTCAATTATTGGGATTTTCTCGATTCCAATACTGACAAAATGGTTTGGTAAGAAAAAAGTTACTGTTGTTTGTTTAGTAATTAGTGGTGTTGCTAACCTGCTTAACTTTGCGCTACCAACTAATCCAGTTACATTTATTGTTTTGATTACGATTGGTTATACAGCATTATGTATTCCTAATGGGATTACATGGGCATATGTTTCTGACGTAATTGATTATGGTGAATGGCACACTGGAATGCGTAAAGAAGCAATTACGTATGCCGCATTTAACTTCTCACGTAAATTGGCCCAATCATTAGCTGCTATTGTTAGTGCCGGAATTCTTGCTGTCACTGGCTACATTGCTAATGGTCACCAATCTTCAAGTACTTTACTTGGTATTAAAGGCGCTATGACGCTTTATCCTGGTGCATGTATGATTATTGCCGCTTTTGTCATCGGATTCCTGTACAAGTTGAACGACGAAAGGTTCAAGAAAGTTGCTACAGATCTTGATAATGGCAAATGGGAAAAAGGTAACATTGGCGACAAAGATACTAAGTAG
- a CDS encoding tagaturonate epimerase family protein — MDTKKLVADVQEILAANGDFSNLSDKEVYAPSIQVDRKNVYFILHEDGKKCLVACESGNTVGDFDAVATEDAGNGKTLVVAELNQKNNEAISSRFPWVKPISRHGYKYTFGLGDRLGTASNAHLRLFKGRGIFPILAQQSIRELLLTDRTELDVVQSASWAVFEEGYTTGWGADGDHVKEPYEVEYAVESGCTMITLDATKKIHNEIADLSDSELDAKFNALDPEFVTRFNNDYLDKTFKIGDNSEVHFDKKDVEQSVLIYFDAVVYATYIYHRFVVPNNLDFEISMDETIVPTTPANHYFFANELKNNNITPETIAPKFYGEFQKAIDYIGDLDRFEREYIVHESIAETFGYRLSIHSGSDKLSVYPIIGRLSKKNGWHVKTAGTNWLEALRVIAKEDPKLMQEIYKYSFDNLADVKPFYVFHAEQSNSPKPETINDSNVMSLLTDDNPRQILHTMYGNVLNYQESFKYVYRDRFFDTLNKHQDEYDDFLNRHISEHIDLLQGKAATKEEVKAKYEPKN; from the coding sequence ATGGATACAAAAAAATTAGTAGCAGATGTTCAAGAAATTTTAGCTGCAAATGGTGATTTTTCGAACTTAAGCGATAAAGAAGTTTACGCACCATCAATTCAAGTGGACCGTAAAAATGTTTACTTCATTCTTCATGAAGATGGAAAAAAATGTTTAGTTGCTTGTGAGAGTGGCAATACAGTTGGTGATTTTGATGCAGTTGCTACTGAAGATGCTGGTAACGGCAAAACATTAGTTGTTGCAGAGTTGAACCAAAAGAATAATGAAGCAATTAGTAGTCGTTTTCCATGGGTTAAACCTATCTCACGTCACGGTTACAAATATACATTTGGGTTAGGTGATCGTCTAGGAACTGCTTCCAACGCACATCTACGTTTATTCAAAGGACGCGGAATTTTCCCTATCTTGGCTCAACAATCAATTCGTGAATTACTATTAACTGACCGGACTGAATTAGACGTTGTTCAATCAGCATCATGGGCTGTCTTTGAAGAAGGATACACAACTGGCTGGGGCGCTGATGGTGACCACGTTAAGGAACCTTACGAAGTTGAATATGCTGTCGAAAGTGGTTGCACAATGATCACATTGGATGCTACCAAGAAGATTCATAACGAAATTGCTGATTTATCTGACTCAGAGTTGGATGCTAAATTCAATGCTTTGGATCCTGAATTTGTTACTCGTTTCAATAATGACTATCTTGATAAGACATTCAAAATTGGTGATAACTCAGAAGTACACTTCGACAAAAAAGATGTTGAACAATCAGTTTTGATTTACTTTGATGCTGTTGTCTATGCAACATATATCTACCATCGTTTCGTTGTTCCAAATAACTTGGACTTTGAAATTTCAATGGATGAAACTATTGTTCCAACAACACCAGCAAACCATTACTTCTTTGCTAATGAATTGAAGAATAACAACATTACTCCAGAAACAATTGCACCTAAATTCTATGGCGAGTTCCAAAAGGCAATTGATTATATTGGTGATTTGGATCGCTTCGAACGTGAATATATTGTTCATGAAAGCATTGCCGAAACATTTGGCTACCGTTTGAGTATTCACTCAGGTTCAGATAAATTATCTGTTTACCCAATTATTGGTCGTCTTTCAAAGAAAAATGGTTGGCATGTTAAGACAGCTGGTACTAACTGGTTGGAAGCATTACGTGTTATTGCCAAGGAAGATCCTAAATTGATGCAAGAAATTTACAAGTATTCATTTGATAATTTGGCTGATGTTAAACCATTCTACGTATTCCACGCTGAACAGAGCAACTCACCAAAACCAGAAACCATCAATGATAGTAATGTTATGTCATTATTGACAGACGACAATCCTCGTCAAATTTTGCATACAATGTATGGAAATGTTTTGAACTATCAAGAAAGCTTCAAGTATGTTTACCGTGATCGTTTCTTTGATACTTTGAACAAACATCAAGATGAATACGATGACTTCTTGAACCGTCATATTTCTGAACATATTGATTTGTTACAAGGCAAAGCTGCAACTAAAGAAGAAGTCAAAGCTAAGTACGAACCAAAGAACTAG